The Pseudomonas fulva 12-X sequence CGAAGGCAGCCTGGCTCAACACGGTGCCGGCCGGCATGGGCTGCCACAGGGAGCGACCGATCAATTGCTCGGGGCTGGCAAAGCTGCCTGGTGGTGCGATACGCAGGCGCTCCACGGCAAGGTCATCACGGGTGATGGGCGCCAGTGCCTGCACAGCCCTGGCCAGCACCACAACATTGACGCGCTGCTGCTCATCGACCTGGGCCTGCAACTGGCTGCCGACTGCAGCCGCTGGCGCCACAACGGGCGCAGATGGCAAGGCTGCCGGCTGTGCATGCTGCCGACCGAGGGTGATGCCCCAATAGCCGGTGATCACCGCACCCACCAGCAGCACGCCGGCCAGCACCAGCGTCAATCGACTATTCATGACAGCACGCTCCTTGTTGCCAACTACCCGGTACAACCCGCCATGGATTTGATCGATTAAAGGCGACTTGCAAGTTCGCCTCAAGTATCGGCACGTCGTTATTTTGGTTTAGGAATTATTGTGAAACTTATGGCGAACCATACCGTCAATGTAGAACATACCGTTCGTCGCTGATAAAGTGCTCAACACCCTCGCCACAACTTTGGCACACCGAATCATAGTGCCTTAGCCATTGAATTTATTAGAACTAATAGTTGTGATTAATACTTTGGAAGTAATACCAAGGTAAGTTTGCGAGCAACCCCTTCCCCTCTCACACTTTCCCTGCAAGCCCCTTACACAGGCGTCCCTGCCTGCCTTGGCTACAGAGGAAGTACCCATGTTCACGCTCATCATCCTTCGCGAAAAAATTCGCGCCTTCTTTAAAAACGAAGAAGGAGCGTCGGCGATTGAATACTCCATTATCGCGGCATTGATTGCTGTGGTTATGGTCGGCAGCGCCACCACTGTTGGCACCGATGTAAAAAGTGTTTTCACGTCGGTATCTACCGCATTGAAAGGCACTACAACTACCGGATCGGGGTCGGGGTCGGGCACCGGAACTAACTAACCACTATTCAGGTGCAACGGTATGCGCGAGCACATCTTACTGGTAGATGACGAAACCGATGCCCTCGAAGAACTCGGCGAGTTGCTCGAGGGCGAAGGCTTTCAGTGTCATTGCGCCAACAATGTCGCTGACGCCATGGCCTGCCTCACCACCTGGCCGGATATCGCGTTGCTGATCACCGATCTGCGCATGCCCGATGAAAGCGGCCTGCGCCTGATCCAGAATCTGCGCGCCGCGCCCCGTTATGCCACCTTGCCGATCATCGTCATGTCGGGTCACGCCGACATGAACGATGTGATCGGGCTGCTGCCGCTGCAGGTGGTGGATTTCCTGCCCAAACCCATCTACCAGGAACGCCTGATCGAAGTGCTCAATCAGCGGTTTCCGATTCCCAAGGTTGCGATCGCCTAGACAACGTCTGCTCTTTCCTCCCTCGTTTTACCCGAGGCGACGTCATACGCAGCGATGACACCGGTGCCCCGGCAGCGGTAGAGTCGCCAGCTGATTTCTGGCCGCCACGGACCCACCATGCAGGACCACGACGCACGGATTGCCCGCCTGCTGGCCTTCTACCGCAGCGCCTACCTGGCCGACAGCCGCGACCTCAATCTCGACAATCTCTCCGCACTGCCGGCAGGCCGCCTGGCCTGGCTCGATGGCCGCGAAGAGCTGGCCAGCGGCGCCCTGCCATTACTGGCGCTGCCACCGGGCATCGGCGCCGAACTGGAGCGCCAGCAGCGCCTCTATCAACGCGAACTGCAGCTGGTCTACGGCGTGTTGCCGGTATGCGGACGACTCACTGGCGAGGGCGGCCCGTCGACGGCGTTCTGCGCACCGCTGGTTTACTACGAGGCCAGCCTGAACAACGGCAGCGAAGGCGACGCCCATCTGCTGGCCATCGACCCCAGCCAGCCGCTGGCGAACTGGCGTCTGCTACGCCAGCTGATCGACGGCGACAATGCCTTGCTCGACGACCTGCCGCTGGCCGATGCACCCATCGACGCCCATGTGCTGGGCGATCTGCTGGGCTGGATAAGCCAGCGTACGAAGGTGACTGACGTACTCACCGCCAGCGGTTTCCCGGCTCTGGAAGACCAGGATTCGGTGACCAAGGCTCTGCGGCGCCGCAGCCTGTCGCTGCGCGCCGCGGCCGTCGTCGCGCTGGTGCCACGGGGCAGCGGCAGCCGCGGTATCGTTCATGAGTTGCAGCAATTGCAGGAAACCCGCGAATGGTCGGCGCCCTTACGCCAGCTGCTCGGCGAGCCGCAGCCGCCAGCACCTCAGGGTGAAAGCTCGCCCGAAGCCCTGCCGGCCCAGCTCAGCAATGCCCAGAGCCAGGCGCTGGCCAACGCCGCGCGCTACCCGCTGAGCCAGATTTCCGGCCCGCCTGGCACCGGTAAAAGCTACACCCTGGCCGCCCTGGCGCTGGACCGTTATCTGCACGGCGAATCGGTGCTGCTGGTCAGCCGTAGCGCCCAGGCGGTGCGGGTCATCGGCCAGAAACTGCGCGAGGATTTCGGCCTGCGCGATGCGGTGCTGGAAAGCGACGGCGGCAGCCTGCAGCAAACCCTGCGCGACCGTCTGGCCAGCCTGCTGCAGGGGCAGGTGCCAGCCACATCGACCGATGTCGAGCAAGGCCTGCAGCGCGAATTGCGCCACCTGATCAAACTCGAACGGCGCCAGGCCAGGGATCTGGCGACCCGCTGCGGGCAGGCGCTGCGCTGGAGCCGGCTGATCCTCAAGGCCGAGCGCGGCACCCTGGATGTCGTCAGGCGTCACCTGCTACTGCCCTGGGTGCGCTGGCGTGTGCGCGACAGCGTGCGGCCCTGGGCGTTGCTCGACGAACTGCGCGACTGCCAGCAGCGTCGTGAGCGCCTGAGCCGTGACTACATCAATGCGCGTCGCGCCTCGAGCCTGGGCGGTCTGCTGGCGGGCAAGCGCCAGCTGTTCGTGCAGTACAACCAGGCAATTCGCGCCCGCCAGTCGCAACGGCAACTGGCGCTTTTCGAGGACATCAACCCGCAGACGCTGCTGGCCGCCTTTCCGATCTGGGTGGTGACCCTCGATGAGCTGCACCGCCTGCTGCCGCTCAAGGCCGGGCTGTTCGACGTGATGGTGATGGACGAAGCCACCCAGTGCGATATCGCCTCGGCGCTACCGGCCTTCCAGCGTTGCCGCCGCGCGGTGATCACGGGTGATGCCCGGCAGCTGCGCCACCTGTCGTTCCTGTCGCGCAACCGCGAGGTTCAGTTGCTGCAGCGCAGCGGCCTGCCAAGTGAAGAACGCGAGCGCTGGAGTTACCGCGACAACAGCGTGCTCGACCTGGTGGGCCTGTACCTGCCGGAGCAGAGCGCGCTGACCTTTCTCGACGAGCATTTTCGCAGCCGCCCGGCGTTGATCCGCTTCAGCAACCAGTGGTTCTACGCCAACCGCCTGCGGGTGATGAAGGAGCGCCCGAGCCTGGCCCACTGCGACAGCCTCCAGGTACAGCGCCTGGACGGTGAGCGCGCGCGCAATGGCGTCAACCAGGTGGAGCTCGAACGCGTGCTGCAGCTGGTCGACGAACACATCACCCGCTACGCCGACAGCCCGGTCAAGCCGAGCATCGGCGTGGTATCGCCGTTTCGCGATCAGGTCGACGCGATCCGCCAGCGTATCGCCGATCTCGACCTGCAGCGCCTGCGCGATTTTCGTGTGCTGGTGGATACGCCCTACGGCTTTCAGGGCGAGGAGCGCGACCTGATGATCATCAGCTTCGCACTCGACGCCAATGCCAGCCAGGCCGCGGCGTACCTGAACCGCCCGGATATGTTCAACGTGGCGATCACCCGGGCCCGCGAGCGTCAGGTGCTGCTGTTCAGCGGCGACGAACGCCAGCTGCCCACCGACCATCTGCTGCGCCGTTACCTGGAAAGCGCCAGCGAAACGCCGACGGCCACTCACCAGCAACCCGAGCAGGATGCGTTCGAAACCGCCCTGTGTGCGGCGCTGCAGGCGCACGGCGTGACCACCTGGACTCGTTACCCGCTGGCTGGCCTGCTGCTCGATGTGTTCTGCCAGCGCGGCGACAAGTGCCTGGCCATTGACCTGATCGGCTTTCCCGGCGAGGGCGAAGGCTTTCTCGAACTGGAGCGCTACCGCGTGCTGGCACGCGCCGGTCTGGAAGTGTTGCCGCTGAGCTACGGGCTGTGGAGCCAGGAACCGGAGCGCGCGCTGCAGGCACTGCTGCAGCGCCTGTAGCCGCGCCGGCACCCGGCCTTAGAAGCTGTTTACGATCCTTATGTGCCCAAATCGACAGGTAGAAGGCAGGAGCGGATATCGCTGCTTTACCCGTGGGAACGGGCGGGGACGCCCAGTCCATGCCCGTGATTTTTCGCGGGCATGGCCCGCTCCCACAGATACTGCGCCGACGGCTGCTACCGCCACTTTGTTGCCAAAATCACCGGGTCTGAACTGAAAGTTCATGAACAGGCCCTTAGAAGCTGTGGCCAAGGTTCAGGTACAGGGCCTTCTCGTTTTCGTCGTTGAGGCCGTAGCTGAAATTCAGCGGTCCCAGCGGCGTCTCGTAGCCCAGGAATACGCTCGCCGCGTTGATGTAGCCGCTGTCGAAGGCGTTGTCGTTGTTCCACACCCGGCCGCGCTCCAGGGAAGCGCCGAGGTAGAGCGGGAAATCCAGCGGCAGGAACGAGCGCGGCGTCATGCGCCGGTAGTACACCAGCCGCCCGAGGCTGACGTTCTGCCCGGACAGGGCGTCCTGGCGAAAACCCGAGAGCTGCCGCGCACCGCCCAGTTGGAAGCTGGAGGTGACGATTTCGGCGTCGTCTAGCGTGCGCCCATAGCGACCACCGATTACCAAGCTGTGGGGCCCATCGCTCAAGGCCTTGTCGAGGTTGACCTGCCATTGCCGGTAACGGTCGTCGGCGCCGAGGCTGGCGTCGTACTGGCGCAGCTTCACCTCGATCTGCTCGCCCTCGTGGGGGAAGTCGACGTTATCCATGGTGTCGAAGGCGTACTGCAGCTCGTAGTAGCCCTCGGTAAAGCTGAACTCGGGCTGATCGCGCTCGCCGATGCGTACCTTGGCATCGCCCCAGGCCTGGCCGACGCCAAAACGCAGCTCGCCGTTGTTGGCGATCTGCCGGCCGATGTCGAACCCGTAGCCATAGCGCTTTACCCGGTATTCGGCGATGGGATCGTTATCCAGCACCGACTCGACGTTCCAGGCATCGACCCGCACGCTGGGCGCCACGAACCAGCGCGAGCCGACATCCAGGGGCTGGTAGAACTCGCTGAACAGCTCCTGGCGATCGCCCAACTGCACTCTGGTCAGCCACTCGGCACCCAGGCGGTTGATGCCGTTCTTGCGAAAGCTCGCGCCCAGGTTGAAGACGCTGTCGCCGTTGAAATCGTCGGAGAGGTTCAGGCCCAGACGCAGGTAGTCGGTGCCGGTGCGTTTTTCCCGCGCATCGATCACCAGAGTGTTGCGCTCGTCGCGGCTGACCACCCGATACTGCACGCGCTCGAAGTAATCCAGGCCGTACAGGGTGCCCATGTCGCGCTGCAGCCTGGCCATGTCCAGCTGCTCGCCGATGGGCTGGCGGATGTAGTTGCGGATCACCTCGTCGCCGACCTTGGAGTCGTTGTCCACCTCGATGGCGTGGATCACCGGAGCGCGCTGCTGGGCGCTGCGTGCCAGGGTCAGCGCCGGGTTGCCGCCACCTCGACGCACCAGCTGCGCAAGGCGCGGCTGCAGCACCTTTGCAGCCTGATAACCGGCCTCGATCAGTTCCTCGCTACGGCCAAAGTCGGTGACCTCGAAGCCCGTCATGTTCGGCTGCACCAGCACGTCGCTGTCGCGCAGCGTCGCCAGCTGCTGCTCGGAATTGCGCCGCGTCATCATGGTGGTCGACTGGTTGAGCACGTCGACCACGGTGAGCAGCTCCTTGCGCGGTTTCAGCGGCGTACCGATGTCGACGACGATGACCCGGTCAACGCCCATGTCGCGCGCCACGTCGACGGGAATGTTGTCGACCATGCCGCCATCGACCAGCAGGCGACCGTCCAGCTCGACCGGCGCGAACACTGCGGGGATCGACATACTGGCGCGGATTACCTGGGGCAGATGACCGCTGCGAAACACCACCTTCTCGTCGTTGGCGATATCGGTAGCCACGGCACGGAACGGAATCGGCAGGCGGTCGAAGTCGCGCACGTCGCTGCTGCGCACCAGCAGGCGTTCGAGCAGCAGCGCCAGGTTCTGGCCCTGGATCACGCCCAGTGGCAGGCCGAGGCTGCCGTCGTCACGAAAGCTCAGGCGCTGCTTGATCAGGAAATCGCGGTCATCCTGCTTGCGGCGAAACGGCACGTCGGTGCGCGGCGGATCATCGGAGAGCACCTCGCGCCAGTCCATGGTCAGCGCTACCTGCTCCAGTTCAGCAACGCTGTAACCCGAGGCATACAGGCCGCCGATCACCGCCCCCATGCTGGTGCCGGCGATGGCGTCGATGCGCACGCCCTGCTCCTCGAGCGCCTTGATCACGCCGATATGCGCCAGCCCGCGCGCCGCGCCGCCAGACAGCACCAGGCCGACCCTGGGCTGGGCGTCCTGAGCGATAGCGAGCAGAGGGGTCAGCAGGAGCAGCAGAACGAGCAGACGACGCATGGCACATCCCTGGCGTTGGGCGAAAAGGCGCCATTATAGGAGCCTCGATGCCAGGGATGCGCGCCGTGCGAACGCCTGTGTCGCAATCAGTGCAGGCGGCGCGACTCACCCGTGAAGGGATCGTGAAAGCTGGAGATTTCCGACTGCAGACGGCGATTCTCGCCATAGGCCTCGATGGCGCGGCGGTAACGCATGCGCTGCTCGTCGAGCAGCTTGCGTCGGGCTTTCACCACGCTCTGTTCCGGGTGCAACGCTTCGTCCACATGGCGCGCCATGGCAGGTCTCCAGGTTGGTTACGGGAGACCAGCTTCAGTGAAGGTGATGAAGCTTTAACGGCAAGTAGATGAAAGAACAGTGACAACCCAGCTGCCAACCTAGAACGCGTTGCCGCCCAGCCGTCTACACAGACCTTATCTCTACATATTCCTGTTCAATACTCGCACGCCGTCCACCGGTAACAACACGGTATCCAGCGCCATATCCACCGGCAGGGACACCAGTAAAATCGGGCATGCAAAAAACATCCAGCAGTAGAGATCGCCCGTCGCTTCCACGGTCTTGTTGGTCGCCGGGTACAAATCGGTTCTCGCATCTGATCCGAGTCGCGTCACCACGCTGCTACAACCAACCAACATGCTGATCAGGCCGATGCTTACGCCTGACCTTAAAACCCACGTCATCCTTGACATCAAAACTCTACTCTTCCGTAGTGCGTACCGACTTGGCCGACAGGCGCAGGCTACGCAGGCTGCGTTTGACGCTTTTCAAGTGGTTGACCAGGCTCGGGCCGCGGGCCATGGCCACGCCCATGGCGAGCACGTCTATCACCACCAGGTGGGCGATACGCGAGGCCAGCGGTGTATAGATCTCGGTGTCTTCCTGCACGTCGATGGCAAGGTTCACCGTGGCCAGCTCGGCCAGCGGCGTCTGGCCCGGGCACAGCGCGATCAGCGAAGCGCCGGCCTCGCGTACCACGTTGGCGGTGATCAGCAGGTCCTTGGAGCGCCCGGACTGGGAAATGCACACGGCCACGTCGGTCGGCTTGAGGGTGATGGCCGACATCGCCTGCATGTGCGGATCGGAATAGGCCGCGGCATTGAGCAACAGGCGGAAGAACTTGTGCTGGGCGTCGGCGGCCACTGCGCCCGAGGCGCCGAAACCGTAGAACTCGATACGCTGCGCCTGGGAGCAGACGGCGATGGCCTTCTCCAGCGCCACCGGATCGAGCTTCTCGCGCACCTCCATCAGCGTGTGCAGGGTGGTGTCGAAGATCTTCATGCTGAAGTCGGCGACCGAGTCGTCCTCGTGGATCGCGAACTGGCCGAAGCTGGCACCGGCGGCCAGACTCTGCGCCAGCTTGAGCTTGAGATCCTGAAAGCCGCTGCAACCGATGGCGCGGCAAAAGCGCACGATGGTCGGCTCGCTGATGCCCACCGAGTGGGCCAGTTCGGCCATGGAGCTGTGCATGACTGCAGCCGGATCGAGGAGCACATGATCGGCCACCTTGAGTTCCGACTTGCGCAGGAGGTGACGTGACTGGGCGATGTGCTGCAACAAATTCACTGGCGGGGACTCGACTGGCAAAGGATGGTAACGCCGGCTGGACATTGAAGCGCCGCGACTCGGTTATGATCGAGGGACGCCGCCGGGCTGTAGTGATCTTGTAGTTATACTACAAGCCTGGCGACCTCGCACGGACAAACCGAATCGGAGTTCCCATGCAGAGCAATTGCTGCGACATGCTGGTATTCGGCGGCACGGGCGACCTCGCCCTGCACAAGCTGCTTCCGGCCCTCTATTACTTGCATCGTGGCGGTCGCCTGCACCGCGATACGCGCATCCTCGCCCTCGCCCGCAGCCCCCATACGCGGGCCGCCTACCAGGCCCTCGCCGAGCGCCATTGCCGCGCCCAGGTGGCCCGCGCCGATTTCGACGATGACATCTGGCGCAGCTTCGCCGAGCGTCTCGACTACTTCCCGATGGACGCCTCGCAGAGCGCCGACTTCGGCCGCCTGGCCAAGGCGCTGGGTAGCGACCGGGAGCGCGTGCGGGTCTACTACCTGGCCACCGCGCCAGACCTGTTCGAAGCCATCGCCACCCACCTCAAGGTCGCTGGCCTGGCTGTCGCGGGCGCGCGTATCGTGCTGGAAAAGCCCATCGGCCATTCGCTGCAATCGGCCCAGGCGATCAACGCCGGCATTGGTGCGGTGTTCGACGAATCCCAGGTGTTTCGTATCGACCACTACCTGGGCAAGGAGACCGTGCAGAACCTGATGGCGCTGCGCTTCGCCAACGCGCTGTTCGAGCCGGTGTGGCGGGCCGGGCATATCGATCATGTACAGATCAGCGTATGCGAGACCCTGGGTGTGGAAAATCGCGGCGCCTACTACGACAACGCCGGCGCCATGCGCGACATGATCCAGAACCACCTGTTGCAGCTGCTCTGCCTGGTGGCCATGGAGGCGCCGGTGCGCTTCGATGCCGAGTCAGTGCGCAACGAGAAGGTGAAGATTCTCGAAGCCCTCAAACCCATCACCGGCCAGGACGTGCGCGACAAGACTGTGCGCGGCCAGTACACCGCCGGCAAGATTGGTGGCCAGGAAGTGCCCGCCTACTACTTCGAGAAGAACGTCGATAACGACAGCGACACCGAAACCTTCGTCGCCGTGCAGGCCGAGATCAACAACTGGCGCTGGGCCGGCGTGCCCTTCTACCTGCGCACCGGCAAGCGGCTGGCCCGCAAGACCTCGGAAATCCTCATTCAATTCAAGCCCGTGCCGCACCAGCTGTTCGGCAATGGCCAGGCCAACCAGTTGCTGATCCGTCTGCAGCCCGAAGAACGCATCAGCCTGCAACTGATGGCCAAGAACCCGGGCAAGGGCATGCGCCTGCAGCCGGTGGAACTGGACCTGAACCTGGCCGATGCCTTCAACAAGCAGCGCCGCTGGGACGCCTATGAGCGGCTGCTACTGGATGTGATCGAGGGCGACTCCACGCTGTTCATGCGCCGCGATGAGGTAGAGGCTGCCTGGCAATGGGTCGACCCGATCATCAAGGGCTGGCAGCAGCACTACCAGAGCCCTCGCCCCTACGCAGCGGGCAGCAACGGCCCTGAACAACTCGAGCACCTGCTGGAGCGACATGGCCGACAGTGGATCGAGGAAGCTGAATAAAGCATCACATCAGCGAACTGCTATCAGCAGCTCGCTGATGATGTCAGTCGGTAATACCTTCATATGGCTGTAAGTATTTAGCCATTTTCCAAGCGCTATATAAGCGTTTTCCGACTAGATAATCTGAACTTTCTATTTCTGATTCTGCTGAAATAACTACACACCTTTTCAAGCCGATTTGAATTATTTTAATTTAATAAAATTAATCGAATCACCTAGCCCAAAATAAAATAACTATTTAATTAAAAAACAGGCACTTGAATTTAATTAGATAACTAAAGATGAATAATTATTTTGTTTTAAATACCAAAATACGCAAATAGATCGTAATTTTTATAACTAATCGACATTAAAAATACCTTTAAAAAAAGTTCTCTCCCGCTACGTTTAAACCTTGTCGAGTTCCATCCAGCGCAATGCTGTATCGGCTTTGCCTGTGCAGAGAACGCAACTCGCCAAGTTTGAAGTCAGGTAATGGGAGATGCTTCATGGCAGTACAGGCGAAAGTCGCGCCTATTGGCCAACAGGTCAATCAGGCCAGCACGCAGGTGGTCAGCAACACGCTGCCACTTTCCGAAAGCAGCCATGTTGCGCTCAACATTCCCCCCGAAGCGGTAACCAGTTACACCCGTGAAGGCTCGGACCTGATCGTTCAGATGCAGAACGGTGAGGTGCTGCGCATCAGCAATTTCTACGCGGCCGCCGAGCAGCCCAGCCAGCTCTACCTGGTCGGCGAGGAAGAGCAGCTATTGGCTGTGGATCTGTCCCAGGCTGCAGCGTCCGATGGCATTCTCGCCGCCTCCTATGCATCGGAAGGCACCCTCTCCGGCTTTACATCGCTGACATCGGCGGCGGGCGCTGCCGGCGGGACCCTGGGCCTGGGCACCGCAGCCGTGATCGGCGGTACGGCAATTGCGGGAGGGGTCGCCGTAGCCGACGAGGTCAATCGGCGCAACGATAGCGGCAGCAATGACAACGGAGGTGGAAGCACTCAGCCGCCTGTGGATAACCAGCCACCGGCCGTCGCGACCAACCTGCAGCTCAGCCAGGACAGCCGCTTCCTGACCGGCAATGCCGAGGCCAATGCCACCGTCAGGGTGGATGTGAACGGCACGCTGTACACCGTGACGGCCGATGCCAATGGCCAATTCCAGGTGCAGTTTCCGGTACCGCTGACCGGCGGGCAGACCATCAGCGTGGTGGTGGTCGATGCCGCCGGCAACGTCGGTCCATCGGCCTCCATCAATGCACCGCTGGTGCTACAACCTTCCTCGGTAGACCCCAGTGATGGCACGCAACTAACCGGCTCGGCAACGCCCAATGCCACCATAGAGTTGAGGCATGCCGACGGCCGATTGCTTGCCCAGACTAATGCCGACAGCAGCGGTAACTGGTCATGGACACCTAACCCCGCGTGGCCTGACGGCACGATCGTAGACGTCCATACCATCGCCCCTAACGGCGTTCGTCACCCCGTAATACGGATCGTCGTCGACAAGACGCCTCCAGACGCACCGACGGTGGAAGCCAGCAACGGAACACTCCTGGTCGGCACGGCAGAGCCGGGCAGTACCGTCACACTTACGATCGATGGAAATGCACCCATTACAGTTACTGCAGCTGCAGACGGCACCTGGTCTTACCAACCGAGCACTGCCTTGGCTAACAATACGCCCATAATCATTACGGCTACCGATAGGGCAGGCAACATCAGCCAGCCAACCACGTTGAATATCGATGCTCAAGCGCCCGGTCAACCAACCGTTAGCAACAGCAATGGCACGGTGTTCAGCGGCACCGCAGAACCAGGCAGTACCGTCATCCTGAGCAACGCCAGTGGGGTTTTCGGCCAGGCGCTGGTCGACGCCAACGGCAACTGGCATTTCACTGCCAGCCCGGCGCTTGCCAATGGCGCCCAGGTCAGCGTGGTGGCCCGGGATCCGGCGGGAAATGTGGGGCAACCCGAAACGGTGGTGGTGAATAACGCCCTGCCCAATGCCCCCGTGATCGCGACAAGCAACGGTACGGTGATTTCCGGCACGGCGGACGCCAATAGCGAGGTCATCGTCAGCGTAAACGGCACAGAGATTGGCCGCACGACAGCCGACGCTAATGGCGCCTGGTCGATAGTGCCGTCACCCGCGCTTGCCAACGCTACCGTCATAACCGCCGTTGCCAGCACATCGGCGGGCACCAGCGCCGCCACCACGCTGATCATCGATGCCGCGCAGCCCCTGCCACCCGACGTGAACCCGAGCAACGGTAGCGAGCTGAGTGGAACCGCCGAGCCCGGCGGCAAGATCATCCTGATCTACAGCAATGGCGACCTGATCGGGCAGACCGTAGCCGATGCCGATGGCAACTGGAATTTCATCCCCACCACGCCGCTTGCCGATGGCGCGAACCTCGAAGTCGTGGTTCGCGATGCCGCCGGCAATACCAGCGACCCCGCTGCGGTGCAGATCGACCAGACACCACCTGCCGCACCGCAGATCGAACCCAGCAATGGCACCACGCTGAGCGGCAAAGCTGAAGCAAACAGCACGGTAGTAATTGCCGGACCAGGCGGCATCGTCATCGCAGAGGTAGCAGTCGACGGTAATGGCGACTGGAGCTTCACGCCGGCAACGCCACTGGGCAATGGCACACCTCTGACCATCACCGCACGCGACCCCGCCGGCAATACCAGCCTGCCCGGCACCGTGGTGATCGACTCTCAGGCGCCAGCGGCGCCGACATTGAACCCTACCAACGGCAACCTCCTGAGCGGTACCGCCGAGCCGGGCAGCACGGTGATCATCCGCATCGGCACATCACCCGTCACCGAGGTAAGCGTGGTCGCGGATGCTGACGGAAACTGGAGCCATAGTCCCAGCGGGCCGTTCACCAATGGCACCACCCTCGAGGTCAGCGCCCGAGATGCCAGCGGCAACGAAAGCGGCTCCACGACGGGCAGCATAGATACTGCGGCGCCCGCGCCCCCGGTGATCAACCCCAGTAACGGCGCCCTGCTCAGCGGTACCGCCGAGCCTGGCAGCACCATCACGATCAGGGTGCCGGGCGAGGCCGACCAGACCACCATCACCAATGCCGATGGCGTCTGGAGCTTTACTCCGGCCACGCCTCTGGCCAACAGCACAACCGTGTCGGTGACCGCGACCGACGCGGCCGGCAACCAGAGCACTGCCGCAAGCCAGACCGTCGATGCCAGCTTGCCAGCCAGCCCAACCATCGAGCCGAGCAACGGCAGCCAGTTCAGCGGTACGGCCGCGGCAGGCGCGCTGGTGGTGCTGACCGGCCCTGGCGGCGTTGCGCTGGGCCAGGCCACCGCAGACAGCAATGGCAACTGGACGATCACACCGCCCAGCCCGCAGCCAAACGGCACCATCGTCAGCGCAACCGTGGTCGCCAATGGGCTTAGCAGTGCGCCGGCCACCACCGTGACCGATAACGTCGCGCCAACCGTTCCAACAATCGAACCCAGCAACGGCAGCCTGCTCAGCGGAACGGCCGAAGCCGGCAGTACGGTGATTCTGACCGGCCCAGGCGGCGCGTCTATTGGCCAGGCGATTGCCGACGCCCAGGGTAACTGGAGCTTCCAGCCGGCCACACCGCTGGCCAACGGCACGGTGGTATCGGCCGTCGCCCGCGATGCCGCCGGCAACCAGAGCGCGGCAACCAGCACCACGGTGGATCGCGTCGCGCCTCAGGCGCCGGTCGTCGAGCCAAGCGATGGCACGCTCCTGGCAGGCACCGCCGAAGCCGGGAGCACGGTAATCGTCAGCGATAGCGGCGGGCGAGTGCTCGGCCAAACGACCGCTGATGCCGACGGCAACTGGTCACTGACCCCATCACCCGC is a genomic window containing:
- the hexR gene encoding transcriptional regulator HexR, yielding MNLLQHIAQSRHLLRKSELKVADHVLLDPAAVMHSSMAELAHSVGISEPTIVRFCRAIGCSGFQDLKLKLAQSLAAGASFGQFAIHEDDSVADFSMKIFDTTLHTLMEVREKLDPVALEKAIAVCSQAQRIEFYGFGASGAVAADAQHKFFRLLLNAAAYSDPHMQAMSAITLKPTDVAVCISQSGRSKDLLITANVVREAGASLIALCPGQTPLAELATVNLAIDVQEDTEIYTPLASRIAHLVVIDVLAMGVAMARGPSLVNHLKSVKRSLRSLRLSAKSVRTTEE
- the zwf gene encoding glucose-6-phosphate dehydrogenase, producing MQSNCCDMLVFGGTGDLALHKLLPALYYLHRGGRLHRDTRILALARSPHTRAAYQALAERHCRAQVARADFDDDIWRSFAERLDYFPMDASQSADFGRLAKALGSDRERVRVYYLATAPDLFEAIATHLKVAGLAVAGARIVLEKPIGHSLQSAQAINAGIGAVFDESQVFRIDHYLGKETVQNLMALRFANALFEPVWRAGHIDHVQISVCETLGVENRGAYYDNAGAMRDMIQNHLLQLLCLVAMEAPVRFDAESVRNEKVKILEALKPITGQDVRDKTVRGQYTAGKIGGQEVPAYYFEKNVDNDSDTETFVAVQAEINNWRWAGVPFYLRTGKRLARKTSEILIQFKPVPHQLFGNGQANQLLIRLQPEERISLQLMAKNPGKGMRLQPVELDLNLADAFNKQRRWDAYERLLLDVIEGDSTLFMRRDEVEAAWQWVDPIIKGWQQHYQSPRPYAAGSNGPEQLEHLLERHGRQWIEEAE